In Aedes albopictus strain Foshan chromosome 3, AalbF5, whole genome shotgun sequence, the genomic window ctcatttttctgagtataaggtgattttattgcgtccccattcatttgttttgatggttaaataaacaaaacagttttaatttccgtggctagaatgacagttcaatcgataaagtgacagttcgccccgaacaaaaaattttccccatacaaactttaaatgcattttaaaaatagttcccgggcaccgaaaatgatgaaattttggatttcgactaatttttggacggagattccgattatgcaataatcaggatacccctaaagaacccaattgaaggaaagttaaagagctactcaaaattattggaaaacatgaaaaataacccaaatttacaaaagggcctatctgatttgaagaaaaaatttcagttaggcccttttattttttcttaattttagctaatttgatatattttggatttattttcatcTATAAATCAAGGAAAGTTCTTTAACTactaaaaattattggaaaatttgaaaaataatcaaaatttacaaaagggcctatctggtttgaaaggtaattttcagttaggcccttttgaatgcagttaggccctaaaagattattgaatttcagataggcccttttaaaatttatttaaaatacggGTAAAATAGCTTTTTTCTCATTGATTAAGGTGTTATGAGATAGCTTAGGTAGATATTGATAGGAATAGTGAAAAatcgggtttgtttacattttgcagataggcccttttcaaatgttacgctagaactgTGAATAACATAataatccgggtagaatcgacccagtcgatgggtagtttcagataAGCGTGTAAGTTGCTCTTCTTCCACAAAGCCCATGCAGCacattattttattcgtcaatgagcctctgtacgaatttgccctgtcctgctcactcccacagaaagtttgaaaacaccgcgcacagtaaaagtcacatttgacttttactgtgcgaactgttttcaaattttctgtgggagtgagcagtacgccagattcgtgcagaggctcattcacCCCTCGTCATANNNNNNNNNNNNNNNNNNNNNNNGCTAAAGACGTAAGTTCAAGTGTAAATATATAGCTGTAGTTTTTTAGATTAGCTTGTTTTTATGAAGTACACATTTTGTTAGATCTGAAAAACAATTTATAACTGTTTTAATGTAAGACAAATATTAGTATACAAATAAACTACTTAATCCACATCCACCCAGCGTCTGTGCACCAAGCTGTGTACATATTACACAGAACAGATACCCCAAGCGCCCTGCGTCCTTTATATACCGTCTTTCCCCGACTATTCGAAAACGATTGTTGCGCGTAATTTATTACTGAACAAAAATCGAGAAAATTGTACAACAAAACGAATGTAAAACTCGTTATTTCGCCAATTATTTCCCTCTTACATTTCCGATGACCTCGAGTAGTTTGAAAGCCAGATATATTTAGTCAACTTAGCTGAACGAAGAAGAATCATCCGCAGGTTgtagcgattttcagttatcatttGTTGTTACTCTCAGGATAAAGAAGCGAGTGCGAGCAGAATCAACCTAAATTCTCCCGCTCTGGCATGACAATAGCTGaacgaaacgaaaattacgaaccctggtcCATACACAATTTCAGATATTTATATGGATCGTAGACTGGTCAGACACCTCCCTCCCCCTCTaagggtctacgtagtttatggacaggccattACAAATTTTCCCACTAGATGGATTTCTGTAAAAATGTTAATCTCGTCAAATTCAGTTCAGTAATATGTAATTagatattaaccttccgtaactcgcgcggttggccaccaccgccagcaccacattaatgctgagtacaaaaagcgagagtttttcaacgtgttgtacaaaatacaacagcgcgatcgctcgagggttaacaggCTGCATTGGGGTGAAACAAACTTCTGCTCCCAAATGAAAAATTAAGCGACTGCTCCCAATGTTCCTACCAGAACTCTTCTTGTGAATCCTCGAGGGATTCGTCCTAGGACTTATCCAAGAGATTTCCTGAAGCAttattttatggattcctccagaaattcgtgcaCCTGGTATTATCGAAGAGTTTCCCTTcggagtttttcagggatttatcctgagTTTCTTTaaagaacttctttagaaatatatTCTGGGTTTTcgtcaggattcctcctgagatcccttcagaggttcctccagagatttgttcacTGATATCACccaaaaatctttcagagattcctcccgaaatttctttaaggttttctcccggaattctcaattgtttttttttgcgggTTTCCTGTAGGAGTTACTgccgggatttctttaaaaatatctccacGGTTTTTGCTAGAGACTCTTTCAGggttttcatcagggattctcaCGGGATTCATTCGAAGATCCATGTCGGAATTCCTTCACTGATTCCACCTGCGATTccgttaaaaaaaaatcagggatttTCCCGGCACTATTTGAAAGACTTCTGCATGGATTactgtaaggatttctccaggaaatgagTCCGGTATTCTTTTCAGAAttatttagagattcctcccgagatacttcaagatttctttcaggattctttcagagatgtcttcagaaacaccgctctccatcctcaatcatgcccaatgctcgccagatcacgctgcaCGCTCCACTTGGTTCGCTCATCGTGCTTTCTTcgccccacgccttcttgtgccaatcggatcGGTAGCGAACGCCAACTTTGCAGGtatgttgtccagcattcttgcaacatggcctgcccaccgtatctttccggGGGTTCATAATCATTTCAGGAACTCTCAGAAAGACTTCCCTCTGAGCCAATCGGCATTTACAACGTGTTTTGTCGGAGAACCATGTACATTGCCACTTTCTGACGTAGCTGATGCTTGTAAGGTTTAAACCGAAAACTGTCGTATAACTTCAATCTGGTGTAATGCAACTACCCTTTATGAAATTCTCGCAAAATACAAGAGCTGGGTGCATcttttcattcagcaatacgctATTCAAAATATTACTTAACATGCCACGATACCGGTTGTTAAAATTTCATATCGACTAGGACTCCCAAGGGCAGAGTGACAGCATATAACGAAGAGGTTCAATATCAACTTGTTGTTATACTTTTTACTGGTTCAGTAGGTATAATAGTTTGAATTATGTCGATAAGTGCAACAGAAGAAGCGCGATAAGTTTATCTTGTTCCTTGTTAGTCAGCAAGACACGCTCCCTTCCCACCGGCCATTCATACTGCCGTTCTGAGCATAGTTGTCTCATATTCCATGGAAGTTTTGATATACATGAGACACTCGTACGTTATAGGTAGGCTACCAATTGCAACAGCCAAGCTCAAATCACAAAGCCCGGGCAAGCGGGCTCGTCGTTGACAAAGGTAGTCGGATCAACTATCATCAGCACTGGATGTGATTGTGCGTTGACCGCTTTACTGCCTTTTGAGATTACGGTGACTGGCAGACAAACCGCCATCCTCCCGATGTCTGTCTATGAAATCGCGCTTCGGAGCCGGTTGCTTATTTATTGATAGTTTTCACCACTACACGGGACATCGCGCCGTGTGGGCAAAATGCATTCATTGTTAGCCGGAGAGAAAGAGTGCAGTTGATAAGGGACGGTGgaattttttgcagctctatcGGCCTTCATGGGTATAAATTAATAGTGCACCCGCTCGCGCGTTTTAGTTCGTAACAGTACGTGTGGTCAGTTGGGTCACTGGGCGATCAGAGTGGGATGGATCCCGGAAAGAGATACTGTGTGATAGGTGCTGGAACGGCTGGACTTGCTGCAGCGAAGAGAATTTTGGAAACCGGAGCGGAAGTGATAGTATTCGAACAAACCGACCAACTAGGAGGCACGTGGAACTACACCGATTCGGTCGGAAAGGATAAATATGGGCTGGATATCCACACTAGCATGTACCAAGGGCTGCGGACTAACCTTCCGAAGGAAGTTATGGGTTTTCCGGACTTTCCGATCCCTGAACAAAAGGAATCGTACATTCCTGCGGAGGATATTTTGAACTTTTTGAAATCGTACGCCAACAGGTTTGACGTTACGCAGCACGTCCGGTTGGAGCACCACGTGGTCTTAGTGGATATAGCCGATACACCCAAAAAGTGGAAAGTTCTGGTGAAAAACCTTCCTCAACAGAAAATGGAAACATTCTTTTTCGATTATGTGTTCGTTTGTAATGGCCATTATCATACGCCTCGATTACCAAACATTCGCAACATTGAACTCTTCGAGGGAAAGCAACTACACAGTCACGATTACAGAACGCCATATCATTTCAAAGGTAGGCATAGCTTGAtaagtttcttccgaaattcataATTCTAATTTATGTTCACGCAATAGATGAGAAGGTGCTGGTTGTTGGAGCTGGTCCGTCTGGGATGGATTTGGCACTGGAGATTTCGAAAACAGCGCTTCACGTTACGCTAAGTCACCACACAAAGGAACCATTCAAAACCGTTTTTCCAGCGAATTTAATTCAGAAACCGGACATCGCCGAACTGACGCAAAACGGTGCCCTATTTGAGGATGGTAGCCAGGAATATTTCACCGTTATCCTCTACTGCACCGGTTATCGCTACAGCTTCCCATTTCTGAGCAACAACTGCGGAGTCGTCGTCGAGGACAATTACGTTCATCCGCTGTACAAGCACTGCATTAACATCAATCAACCGACGATGACCTTCATAGGGCTTCCGTATTACGTGTGCGCTGCACAGATGTTCGATCTACAGGCGCGATTCTGTCTCACGTACTACACTGGCAAAAAGGAACTGCCTACAAAGGAGGAAATGCTGGCCGATATGCACGAACAGATGAAGTTGAAATGGATGCAGGGCTGTCGGAAGAGTCAATCCCATATGATGGGACCGGCGCAGGGAGAATACTACGACGATCTGGCGAGGACAGCGGATGTGGAACCGATAAAACCAGTGATGACTCGGTTGCACAATGAAAGTAGCCAGCGGTTCAATGACGATTTGTTGAACTTTAGAAATGATATGTTCCGAATCGTGGATGATAATACGTTTGAGGAAGTTGTGAGAAATGCGTAAGCATAAGATTAAGCTTGCTGTCGAAATAGTTTTAACGTGTATTTAGAAAGTAATTGTTATTAATAAATAGAATGGTATCGTAGATACACACTGAGTTCAAGGCATAAGTTCAGATGTACAGAATACTAGAAACATATTGACTTGATGATATACGgatttttttattagttttttatGGGGTCTCTGCTGGAGTACCTCCCGGGGGTTTCTTCGAAAGGTTTTTCCGATATGTTTAATAGTTTCTCGCTATATAtagttcttttaggaattactcTTAGTGGTTTTCCAGGATAACTTTCAACAGTTTCTCTctgaatttttgcagaagttcttacaagaatttcttgtCGAGTTTTCCgacatttctcttggatttcctcgcggcctttctccttgaatttccttaatatttcctcaCGCGATTACTCCTAGAGCTTTTTTccgagatgtcccagtttttctTAGGATTGCTTCTGAAGTTCATCTTGAGATTTCACCAACAAGTCTTGCCAGATTCAACCAGGATTCCTTCTtatatttctccgaaaatttcttacACGGAATTTCATGAGTTATTCCAGGATACATGCCGAAgaaaaacttctgcaaaaatccctgcaagaactctgaGAGCAACCAAAAGGGGCATCCAGAATCTCGCGCTTATTTTTTGTGCGGTTTCCGGGAAGAGCTCTGTGAATAAATATGGTGGATCAATGCAAGAAATCTGACAAACAACTACAACGTAAAGCTTGAAAAAGTTCTAAAAGAACTCACGCAAAAATCTCCTGCATAAATCTCAGAGGCACTACAGAAAAAAaataggagaaagtccagggtaaattcaGAAAACTCTGACATCCTAGGACCAACAGCGGAAGGAATTTTCTGCGAGAAACCGAGAAAAATCTTCGATCATACTTtacaagaaattccacaagaacctttgggaaatatctcagctgaaacttctgtagaatccAGAGAGAAAATGTAAAAGAAAGCTcaggaaaattttttgaagaaattgtattttcagaagaaatcccgggaggagctctaggagaaatcccaggaaggactcctgtagcaactcttcaacagaaatcctaggaaaaactCCACGACAATATCTACGATACATTATCAGAGAAAatcttgtggagatctcgggataaactctggtagaaatcccacgAGCGACTCTGGCTGCAAAACCgggaaaacttctggaataaaTTCTGTAGGATCCCCGTAAaaatctccaggagaaatcggtcggAATTGAGGAAACCTGGAAGATTCAcaaggaagaattccggaaagaattgttCGAATCTTGGGAGACATTCCAAGGAGTATTTTTTAGAGAAGTTCTGCAAACAAACGccgacgaaatttctggaaaaatccttatagCGGAGTTTCTAGATGGATTTTAGTTTCCGGATTCATCCACGGCCATATGGAATTTGCAGCATCTTATATGAATTGTCGGCTTGCCAATAATATCTGCTAGAACTAGGAGCCCATCTCTTGCTCCTCTAGCCCGGTTATCCAGATTCTTGCTTGATTTAACAAGCTTTTCAAATAATCATCCGGAAGAATTTTCATGGTCTTCACGGAACCGCAGGCTACCAGTAAGAATCTTCATTATTGCgggaaaaatatttattttggcAGTTCTGACTACAAATATTTAGTAAAAGCTCATGTTCGAAAGATATTCAAATCTTTTTTAAAATCAATAAAGTAGTAAACTTTGCCTGTGTTAAGTCTTTGGACTCTACTtttgagtagatctacaagtatTGAAGCTCGCTATTTTTAATTCATTCGACCGAATGTTCGAAAATTCGAACCTTAGTTtaaagatattccctgagtattccaggttttaccctgttaaatgaaattccctgagaattcccggttttccaggtttttacaggtagtagacaccctgaaggATGAACTAGCCTTAGACAAGAAAAAAAGACACATAAGCTACAAATCAATACATTATAGATAGAAATATCACAGACATGAAAAGGGACACCATGTGATTGTCCATCGTTTTCACGTCATACTCAGCGCCAAATTTATCGAAGATAACATTAATCTGGCGATTAGCGTGGGACTACGTGTTATGAAATGAAGTCTGCTGAATTATTCGTTAACTAACACAGCAAACGTCTACCGGTTGCATCTCGTGGCCGACCTTGCTTCTTATCTTAATCGATCTCAAAGCCTAAATTGTCGAATAAAACAAATTCAATTCACGAGCAATAGCGAAGCTCATTAATCAATAATAATCGAAAACATTCTTCATGATTTGGATGTAGCCCCAGCTGTTGGTCGGTTAATCCAGATCTTACCATGCGTTCGCAGTTCGATAAAACAAGAAACACTACGATAAAAACCTCAACCCTCAAAGTCGTACTGTTCAGTTTAACCGGTACCGTTGTTCAGGACGCAAGTTGCCTGGTAAGTCGAGAGTCGTGGTGAAAATGGCCAAGTCTACCTACTGCATCATCGGAGCTGGATTGGCAGGAATCAACGCCGCTAGACATGCCCGGGAAGCGGGCGGTGAAGTGACGGTGTTCGAGCAGACCAGCAAAGTGGGCGGAACATGGGTTTACACCGATGAAATCGGAAAGGACAGACACGGTTTGGACA contains:
- the LOC109408978 gene encoding senecionine N-oxygenase (The sequence of the model RefSeq protein was modified relative to this genomic sequence to represent the inferred CDS: added 39 bases not found in genome assembly), giving the protein MDSGKRYCVIGAGTAGLAAAKRILETGAEVIVFEQTDQLGGTWNYTDSVGKDKYGLDIHTSMYQGLRTNLPKEVMGFPDFPIPEQKESYIPAEDILNFLKSYANRFDVTQHVRLEHHVVLVDIADTPKKWKVLVKNLPQQKMETFFFDYVFVCNGHYHTPRLPNIRNIELFEGKQLHSHDYRTPYHFKDEKVLVVGAGPSGMDLALEISKTALHVTLSHHTKEPFKTVFPANLIQKPDIAELTQNGALFEDGSQEYFTVILYCTGYRYSFPFLSNNCGVVVEDNYVHPLYKHCININQPTMTFIGLPYYVCAAQMFDLQARFCLTYYTGKKELPTKEEMLADMHEQMKLKWMQGCRKSQSHMMGPAQGEYYDDLARTADVEPIKPVMTRLHNESSQRFNDDLLNFRNDMFRIVDDNTFEEVVRNA